A window from Corynebacterium urealyticum DSM 7109 encodes these proteins:
- the pheA gene encoding prephenate dehydratase, protein MSNTPTIAFLGPRGTFTEQAALEFLRAGQVPGVPASSVGTDPESAATLEPRTSPAEALGALREGQADYAVIALESSVDGPVAQAEDALVTGDRVQILAELLVPIRFAIGVRAGEAERLQGSGAAAVGAEAPVFSTHPVAEAQVRGWVAENLPEVQFSPAPSNAAAAQAVAEGRADICAAPLRALEIYGLEAIATDVADVAEAFTRFALVSRPVPPAPRTGHDRTGVAFTAQHDRPGSLIYALQQLSLRGVNLTRISSRPTRELLGTYVFHIEMIGHIEDSAVAAALQGLQRESSWIRYLGSWPLATAPRGVDEEHLVKILGNVTSETPDEGPSERWLADMMNPAEDHRA, encoded by the coding sequence ATGAGCAACACTCCCACCATCGCTTTCCTGGGCCCGCGGGGCACGTTCACCGAGCAAGCTGCGCTCGAGTTCCTGCGCGCAGGCCAGGTGCCCGGCGTGCCCGCCAGCTCGGTCGGCACCGACCCCGAGAGCGCCGCCACACTGGAGCCTCGCACCAGCCCGGCCGAGGCGCTCGGTGCGCTACGTGAAGGCCAAGCCGACTACGCCGTCATCGCGTTGGAAAGCTCCGTGGATGGTCCCGTCGCCCAGGCCGAGGACGCGCTGGTCACCGGCGATCGCGTGCAGATCCTCGCTGAACTGTTGGTTCCCATCCGCTTCGCCATCGGGGTGCGCGCCGGGGAAGCTGAACGGCTCCAGGGCTCGGGCGCCGCTGCAGTCGGTGCGGAGGCCCCAGTGTTCAGCACCCACCCCGTCGCCGAGGCACAGGTGCGCGGTTGGGTGGCCGAGAACCTGCCCGAGGTGCAGTTCAGCCCAGCGCCCTCCAACGCCGCTGCGGCCCAGGCCGTCGCCGAGGGGCGCGCCGATATCTGCGCGGCCCCGCTGCGCGCCCTCGAGATCTACGGGCTGGAAGCGATAGCCACGGACGTCGCCGACGTCGCCGAGGCCTTCACACGATTCGCCCTGGTCTCCCGTCCCGTCCCACCTGCCCCGCGCACCGGCCACGACCGCACCGGTGTGGCCTTCACCGCCCAGCACGACCGCCCCGGCAGCCTGATCTACGCGCTGCAGCAGCTCTCCCTGCGCGGGGTGAACCTCACCCGAATCAGCTCCCGGCCCACCCGCGAACTGCTGGGAACCTACGTCTTCCACATCGAGATGATCGGCCATATCGAGGACTCTGCCGTCGCCGCTGCTCTGCAGGGGCTGCAGCGGGAGAGCTCCTGGATCCGCTACCTCGGCTCCTGGCCGCTAGCCACCGCCCCGCGCGGCGTGGACGAGGAACATCTGGTGAAGATCCTGGGCAACGTCACGTCCGAAACCCCGGATGAAGGCCCCTCCGAGCGGTGGCTGGCCGATATGATGAACCCCGCAGAAGACCACCGGGCTTGA
- a CDS encoding histidine phosphatase family protein, which translates to MTRLFLVRHGQTTSNEIHALDTALPGASLTMLGREQAGAAGRYLRNASDRVHVLSSQAARAQQTAAGLATAFAAEGGSIATAAPGSSFADGFQRFRGRELAGLVDTAAVELAGEHAGSLASIFGVAEIPAGDMEMKNDEDSHELYHRLLGDWLHGRIDKIVPGGSSGAQVLSSYLPQALAVVAAAQAEGADAVLVSHGAVIRLVATWLGAVDPEFAYRAYLPNGQVVSIALPEDFGELLDQVADFAGEQLRDGVRGRFRVTEWGPFGVPELA; encoded by the coding sequence ATGACCCGCTTGTTTCTGGTCCGCCACGGCCAGACCACGTCCAACGAGATCCACGCGCTAGATACCGCGCTGCCAGGCGCGAGCCTGACGATGCTCGGCCGGGAGCAGGCCGGCGCCGCGGGCCGCTACCTGCGCAACGCCAGCGACCGCGTGCACGTCCTGTCCTCCCAGGCGGCACGTGCCCAGCAGACCGCCGCGGGCCTGGCCACCGCCTTCGCTGCCGAGGGGGGATCCATCGCTACGGCCGCGCCGGGCAGCAGCTTCGCAGATGGCTTCCAGCGCTTCCGGGGCCGCGAACTTGCCGGGCTGGTCGACACGGCCGCCGTCGAGCTGGCGGGCGAGCACGCAGGCTCCCTGGCTTCCATCTTCGGCGTGGCCGAGATTCCGGCCGGGGACATGGAGATGAAGAATGACGAGGACTCGCACGAGCTTTACCACCGACTGCTGGGGGACTGGCTGCATGGTCGGATCGACAAGATCGTCCCCGGTGGCTCTTCCGGCGCCCAGGTTCTGAGCAGCTACCTGCCGCAGGCGCTCGCCGTGGTCGCGGCGGCACAGGCCGAAGGCGCGGACGCTGTGCTGGTCAGTCACGGCGCTGTGATCCGCCTCGTCGCGACCTGGCTGGGTGCGGTCGACCCGGAGTTCGCTTATCGCGCATACCTGCCGAACGGGCAGGTGGTCTCCATCGCCCTGCCAGAGGACTTCGGCGAGCTGCTGGACCAGGTCGCGGACTTCGCGGGCGAGCAGCTCCGGGATGGGGTGCGTGGCCGTTTCCGCGTCACTGAATGGGGCCCGTTCGGCGTCCCGGAGCTGGCTTAA
- a CDS encoding metallopeptidase family protein — MSIEVSEEEFEELVDQGLRRIPRELLDNVDNVAIVTEDYNLDSPSILGLYEGVALTERTSEYTSALPDKITIYRMALQDVVDTREELVEQVAITVIHELGHHFGIDDDRLHELGWG, encoded by the coding sequence TTGAGCATCGAGGTCAGCGAAGAGGAGTTCGAGGAACTCGTCGACCAGGGGCTGCGTCGAATTCCACGGGAACTACTGGACAACGTCGATAACGTCGCGATTGTCACCGAGGACTATAACCTCGATTCCCCCAGCATCCTGGGGCTTTACGAGGGGGTCGCGCTCACCGAGCGGACCAGCGAATACACCAGCGCGCTGCCGGATAAGATCACGATCTACCGGATGGCGCTGCAGGACGTCGTCGACACCCGTGAGGAGCTCGTTGAGCAGGTCGCTATCACCGTCATCCACGAGCTCGGCCACCACTTCGGCATCGACGACGACCGGCTCCACGAGCTCGGCTGGGGCTAG